One region of Solanum pennellii chromosome 6, SPENNV200 genomic DNA includes:
- the LOC107021581 gene encoding probable pectinesterase/pectinesterase inhibitor 33, whose product MTTYNSKLLLFIFFSLLHQSYSIEESTSDDINWWCSTTPHPEPCKYFMADATLQRTYKPKCKADFRTMTTEVALEQALLVQNHSKSIGQHFGGKRKKLVWMDCDKLIDDTIHQLNRTLHGIGSNSTSCTAFDAQTWLSASLTNIETCLSGSNQLNVSNVLHPTLSANVSQLISNSLAINGELVNSLNSTEIGGFPSWVTSRERKLLQSSTRSLASQAIYVVAQDGSGNFRSIQAAINATANKVSDERTIIYIKKGVYRENVAIGPSMTNIMLVGAGLRYTIITGSRSAAGGFTTYSTATVGVDGSGFIARGITFRNTAGPKKGQAVALRSASDLSVFYACGFEGYQDTIFVQSQRQFYKTCHVYGTIDFIFGNAAVVFQNCVIYVRRPLVGQVNVITAQGRGDPFQNTGISIHNSRITAAPDLAPVVQAFKTYMGRPWQEYSRTVILRSYIDRLVSPSGWLPWLDSDFAFKTLYYGEYGNFGPGASTSNRVKWPGYHVITDVKEASKFTVANLVGGRSWLPSTGVPFTSGL is encoded by the exons ATGACTACTTATAATTCTAAGCTATTACTCTTTATATTCTTTTCCTTGCTACATCAATCCTATTCCATTGAAGAATCCACAAGTGATGATATTAACTGGTGGTGTAGCACCACACCTCATCCTGAACCATGTAAGTATTTCATGGCCGATGCCACGCTCCAACGTACTTACAAGCCCAAATGTAAAGCTGATTTTCGAACCATGACTACAGAAGTCGCCCTGGAACAAGCTCTTCTAGTACAAAACCATTCCAAAAGTATCGGGCAACACTTTGGTGGAAAACGAAAGAAACTAGTGTGGATGGATTGCGACAAGCTTATCGACGATACAATCCATCAATTAAACCGTACTCTTCATGGAATCGGATCTAACTCAACTTCTTGTACCGCATTCGATGCTCAAACTTGGCTTAGTGCCTCGTTAACAAATATCGAGACATGTCTATCAGGTTCAAATCAGCTCAACGTGTCAAATGTACTACACCCAACTTTATCCGCTAATGTCTCACAACTTATTAGCAACTCTTTGGCTATAAATGGAGAGTTAGTTAATTCACTAAACTCAACAGAAATTGGTGGATTCCCAAGTTGGGTTACGTCTAGGGAAAGGAAGTTGTTACAATCTTCGACGAGGAGCTTAGCTTCCCAGGCAATTTACGTGGTGGCACAAGATGGATCGGGAAATTTCCGATCCATTCAGGCTGCAATTAATGCGACCGCAAACAAAGTTTCAGATGAAAggacaattatttatattaaaaaaggtGTTTATAGAGAAAATGTTGCGATAGGACCTTCAATGACTAATATCATGTTAGTTGGAGCTGGTTTGAGATACACAATAATTACAGGCAGCCGAAGTGCAGCAGGAGGTTTCACAACTTACAGTACTGCAACTGTTG GTGTTGATGGAAGCGGATTCATTGCACGTGGCATCACATTCCGAAACACAGCCGGTCCAAAAAAGGGTCAAGCAGTCGCTCTCCGATCAGCATCCGATCTTTCGGTATTCTACGCATGTGGTTTCGAAGGATATCAAGACACAATATTTGTCCAATCGCAACGACAATTTTACAAAACATGTCACGTTTATGGCACAATAGACTTTATATTTGGTAATGCTGCAGTTGTTTTTCAAAATTGTGTCATCTACGTCCGAAGACCTTTAGTAGGTCAAGTCAATGTGATCACAGCACAAGGCAGGGGTGACCCTTTTCAGAACACAGGTATATCAATTCACAATTCAAGAATAACAGCAGCACCTGATCTTGCGCCTGTGGTTCAAGCATTTAAGACATATATGGGACGTCCGTGGCAGGAATATTCAAGGACAGTTATATTGAGGTCTTATATTGATAGATTGGTTAGTCCATCAGGATGGTTACCATGGTTAGATTCGGATTTCGCGTTCAAAACTTTGTATTATGGAGAGTACGGTAACTTTGGACCAGGGGCTTCAACTAGTAATAGGGTAAAATGGCCTGGTTACCATGTTATTACCGATGTAAAAGAGGCTTCAAAGTTTACTGTTGCAAATCTTGTAGGTGGTCGATCATGGTTGCCTTCTACTGGTGTGCCATTCACTTCAGGGCTATGA